A DNA window from Bacillota bacterium contains the following coding sequences:
- a CDS encoding cell wall-active antibiotics response protein, producing MSSSRRGSVLFGLLIVAVGVIWLLNNLGITSIDMGELFSTYWPVLLIIWGIDALTRGSTWSGGEDDRSGGRSSGSNPTGWILLIIGLVILGRNIGLYQLNLSIVWRVLWPVILILVGWSLLRATTSAGSGGVHWAVMSGVEFKNKEWKLQDGSFIAIMGGVDLDLTVADIPEKETVLDLTAIMGGVDVKVPPDLQVECEGTAILGGVNFFGEEGGGIIASRIARYAGGAAEGSRRRLRIRCRTLMGGVEVKS from the coding sequence GTGAGCTCGTCTCGCAGGGGCTCGGTTTTGTTTGGTCTTCTGATTGTTGCAGTGGGAGTCATCTGGCTCTTGAACAACCTCGGGATCACAAGCATAGATATGGGCGAGTTATTTTCCACTTATTGGCCCGTTCTCTTGATAATCTGGGGCATAGACGCCCTGACCCGCGGATCCACCTGGTCGGGAGGAGAGGATGATCGCAGTGGAGGGAGGTCCTCGGGCAGCAACCCCACCGGCTGGATCCTCCTGATAATAGGCCTTGTGATTTTGGGCCGGAATATAGGCCTCTACCAGTTAAACCTCTCGATCGTCTGGAGGGTGCTGTGGCCGGTCATTTTGATCCTGGTGGGGTGGAGCCTCCTGAGGGCGACGACGTCGGCGGGCTCCGGGGGCGTTCACTGGGCCGTGATGAGCGGGGTCGAGTTCAAGAATAAGGAGTGGAAGCTGCAGGATGGTAGCTTCATCGCCATCATGGGAGGGGTGGACCTGGACCTGACTGTGGCCGACATTCCCGAGAAAGAGACCGTCCTGGATCTCACGGCCATAATGGGCGGGGTTGACGTTAAGGTGCCGCCGGATCTCCAGGTTGAGTGCGAGGGGACGGCCATCCTCGGTGGCGTGAATTTCTTCGGCGAGGAAGGCGGCGGCATAATCGCGAGCAGGATAGCCAGGTATGCTGGCGGGGCCGCTGAGGGCTCGCGGCGGAGGCTCCGGATTCGTTGCAGGACGCTTATGGGCGGGGTTGAGGTTAAGAGTTAG
- a CDS encoding ABC transporter permease, with the protein MRTFWQLVMANAKDIVRDKMSLFWFLAFPVLFIFLFGMIFSGGGTPSYDVGIVSNSGGPLSQAITAGLKAVPAFKVHTGTEEDELGALKKGNRSVVIKIPDVPATALAGAATSGEDVDILVYYDKTQQLASHILLPVVRQVLDEIERGITSAPRLFNVVTEPVQHARLKDIDYLLPGILAMAIMQLGLFGSLRAVSLREQKILKSLGATPLPRGLLLAAEVLVRIIMALVQTCAIIVIGHFAFDVNIVGNWLAVFGIVLLGAVTFVSMGYMLVSFARTEESGQGIIQVVQFPMMFLSGIFFPIDIMPSFLKPVINAMPLTYLGDLLRQVMVGAPPAFSVSTDLLVLGSWAVATLILAVKFWRWE; encoded by the coding sequence ATGAGAACATTCTGGCAGCTTGTTATGGCAAACGCCAAGGACATAGTGCGGGACAAGATGAGCCTTTTCTGGTTCCTGGCGTTTCCCGTCCTCTTCATATTCCTTTTCGGCATGATCTTTTCTGGTGGCGGCACTCCTTCGTATGATGTCGGCATCGTCTCTAATTCCGGCGGTCCCCTCTCGCAGGCCATAACCGCCGGACTCAAGGCTGTCCCTGCATTCAAGGTTCACACCGGCACGGAGGAAGACGAGTTGGGGGCATTGAAGAAGGGCAACAGGAGCGTGGTAATCAAGATCCCGGATGTGCCAGCCACAGCGCTGGCAGGGGCGGCGACCAGTGGCGAGGATGTGGACATTCTCGTCTATTACGACAAGACCCAGCAGCTGGCGAGCCACATTCTCCTTCCTGTTGTGCGCCAGGTCCTGGATGAGATCGAGCGCGGTATAACCAGCGCGCCGAGGTTATTTAATGTTGTTACCGAACCCGTCCAGCACGCCAGGCTCAAGGATATCGACTATCTCCTCCCCGGCATCCTCGCAATGGCCATAATGCAGCTTGGCCTCTTCGGCTCTCTGAGAGCGGTAAGCCTGAGGGAGCAGAAAATCCTCAAGAGCCTCGGGGCAACGCCCCTCCCGCGAGGCCTCCTCCTGGCTGCGGAGGTTCTTGTCAGGATAATCATGGCATTGGTTCAAACCTGTGCTATAATAGTCATCGGGCACTTTGCATTTGACGTGAATATAGTTGGCAACTGGCTCGCGGTGTTCGGGATTGTGCTGCTCGGGGCTGTAACCTTCGTGAGCATGGGGTACATGCTGGTGTCGTTTGCGAGGACTGAGGAGAGCGGCCAGGGGATAATCCAGGTGGTCCAGTTCCCTATGATGTTTCTCTCGGGCATCTTCTTTCCAATCGATATCATGCCCTCTTTCCTTAAACCGGTTATCAACGCTATGCCCCTAACGTATCTCGGCGACCTCTTGCGCCAGGTCATGGTTGGAGCCCCGCCCGCGTTCAGCGTCTCCACCGACCTCCTGGTGCTGGGTAGCTGGGCCGTGGCGACCTTGATCCTGGCGGTCAAATTCTGGAGATGGGAGTGA
- a CDS encoding ABC transporter ATP-binding protein, with the protein MDAIVVSGLRKSYGNVRAVDGLDLEVESAQIFGMLGPNGAGKTTTVEILIGLRGRDSGDVSVLGYDPARRGREIKSRIGVQLQSHGLYPRLTVREVVGLFASFYQNPLPVDEIIEQVGLTAKAKTIVKSLSGGQAQRLAVALAMVNDADLIFLDEPTTGLDPQARRGLWDVIRSMKARGKTVFLTTHYMDEAERLCDTVAVVDHGKVIALGSPSQLISQHFQEQAVEFSNSISNDRGKLEALPGVSRAQFDGERATLYTRDVTRTIAALMELVRGGGISIDDVVVRRATLEDVFLKLTGRRIRE; encoded by the coding sequence TTGGATGCCATTGTCGTATCTGGTTTGCGAAAGTCATACGGGAATGTCAGGGCCGTGGATGGCCTCGACCTTGAAGTCGAATCCGCCCAGATTTTCGGAATGCTCGGGCCGAATGGAGCCGGCAAGACCACGACTGTTGAAATACTTATAGGCCTGAGGGGTCGCGACTCCGGCGATGTCTCGGTGCTCGGGTATGATCCTGCCAGACGGGGCAGGGAGATAAAGTCGAGGATAGGGGTCCAGCTGCAGTCCCACGGGCTTTATCCCAGGCTCACGGTGCGGGAAGTTGTGGGGTTGTTCGCGAGTTTCTATCAAAACCCCCTGCCGGTGGACGAAATCATTGAGCAGGTCGGTCTTACGGCGAAGGCTAAGACCATTGTCAAATCCCTGTCAGGCGGGCAGGCGCAGCGGCTTGCAGTAGCTCTTGCCATGGTAAACGATGCGGACCTGATTTTCCTCGATGAACCTACGACCGGGCTCGACCCGCAGGCGAGGCGGGGCCTCTGGGACGTAATACGCAGCATGAAGGCCCGCGGGAAGACGGTTTTCCTCACCACGCACTACATGGATGAGGCGGAGAGGCTCTGCGATACAGTGGCGGTGGTGGATCACGGGAAGGTCATAGCGCTCGGTTCGCCGTCGCAACTCATTTCCCAGCACTTCCAGGAACAGGCAGTAGAGTTCTCCAATTCCATATCAAACGACCGTGGGAAACTTGAAGCGTTACCCGGGGTGAGCCGCGCGCAGTTTGATGGGGAGAGGGCAACACTATATACAAGGGATGTTACCCGCACTATCGCGGCGCTCATGGAGCTCGTCCGGGGCGGCGGCATTTCCATAGACGATGTTGTGGTGAGACGTGCAACCCTGGAGGATGTATTCTTGAAGCTTACCGGCAGGAGGATACGCGAATGA
- the thiD gene encoding bifunctional hydroxymethylpyrimidine kinase/phosphomethylpyrimidine kinase — protein sequence MQLDTSPEREDKKVSGHEIKASRYHRYQEKISRYEAPYYARTEPEAVPVVLTIAGSDSGGGAGIEADIKTFTSLGVFGTVALTAVTAQNTAGVPGVYVLDPGFVVAQVDAVATDFTLRAAKTGMLANSAIIEAVAGAVKRHAIPNLVVDPVMASKSRVPLMEKEARRALVNLLLPLAAVATPNIPEAEAILDMSITTPDEAKLAARRLRDLGPEWVVVKGGHLTAQPGYAVDIAFNGEEFIELSARRYETVNTHGTGCTFSSAIAAYLALGLEMQEALCSAKDYITWAIANSLSLGHGCGPVNHFYFRRP from the coding sequence ATGCAATTGGATACATCACCAGAGCGTGAGGATAAAAAGGTCTCAGGACACGAGATAAAGGCGTCAAGATATCATCGATATCAAGAAAAGATATCAAGATATGAAGCGCCATATTATGCGAGAACTGAGCCGGAAGCTGTGCCGGTTGTTTTGACCATTGCCGGCTCTGATAGCGGCGGAGGAGCAGGGATCGAGGCGGATATCAAAACCTTCACGTCCCTAGGCGTGTTCGGCACCGTTGCCCTGACTGCCGTGACCGCGCAGAATACTGCTGGCGTGCCCGGGGTTTATGTTCTGGATCCCGGCTTTGTTGTGGCGCAGGTGGATGCAGTCGCTACCGACTTCACGCTAAGGGCGGCCAAGACGGGCATGCTGGCCAACAGCGCTATCATAGAGGCTGTGGCGGGCGCTGTAAAGCGGCACGCCATACCCAATCTGGTGGTCGACCCGGTGATGGCCAGCAAGAGCCGCGTGCCGCTGATGGAGAAAGAGGCAAGGAGGGCGCTTGTCAACCTTCTCCTGCCGTTGGCGGCTGTGGCTACCCCCAACATCCCCGAGGCTGAGGCGATCCTGGATATGAGCATCACCACCCCGGACGAGGCGAAGCTCGCCGCCCGGAGGCTGAGAGACCTTGGACCAGAGTGGGTCGTGGTGAAGGGGGGGCATCTGACGGCCCAACCCGGGTATGCTGTGGATATTGCCTTTAATGGCGAGGAATTCATCGAGTTATCCGCCAGGAGGTATGAGACTGTGAATACCCATGGCACGGGCTGCACGTTTTCCTCGGCCATAGCAGCCTACCTAGCCCTCGGCCTGGAGATGCAAGAGGCGCTATGCTCGGCCAAGGACTATATAACCTGGGCCATCGCCAACTCGTTATCCCTTGGTCACGGCTGCGGCCCAGTCAACCACTTCTATTTCCGGAGGCCCTAA
- a CDS encoding ATP-binding protein: MFYDRRRELDILDRLYQSEKSECFVLYGRRRVGKTELIKNFIRGKKHIYFMADLRLEQDLLRSFSEQIITSVGQSQLEGVTFPSWDSAFSFLAQTARQERYVVVLDEFQYLAMVNPAFPSILQRLWDEKLQFTKILLILCGSYVSFIEEHVLGAKSPLYGRRTAQLLLQPVGFPDLSEFFPSYTPTTLVEVYAVLGGMPGYLRQFDPSRDLQQNILDNVLSKEAFLYNEVRFTLMQELRDVRVYFSILKAIAHGKTKLNEIYLDSGLSDRNVISRYIATLVGLGVIRREFPVTEKHPEKSRKGIYRISDYFIRFWFRFVLPNLSLLEEGCPELVLQRKIIPEFATFVGPVFEDVCREVLMRANILGRLPFVFDRIGRWWDSREEVDIVAIGPNVVIFGECKWRQNERVGTANLAELKRKAAHIRQASHGSWSKEYYVLFSRNGFTSDLRHQAKDDKTVLLFSQDELSDLAAVSS; the protein is encoded by the coding sequence ATGTTTTATGACCGCAGGAGAGAGCTTGATATTCTCGATAGACTCTACCAGTCCGAGAAAAGCGAGTGTTTCGTCCTATACGGCCGCCGTCGTGTCGGCAAAACTGAACTTATCAAGAACTTCATCCGGGGAAAGAAACACATTTACTTTATGGCGGACCTTCGCCTGGAACAGGACCTCCTAAGATCTTTCTCGGAACAGATCATTACCTCGGTCGGACAGTCTCAACTCGAAGGCGTAACCTTCCCCAGCTGGGATTCGGCATTTAGTTTTCTGGCACAGACAGCAAGGCAGGAAAGATATGTCGTAGTTCTCGACGAATTTCAATACCTCGCGATGGTAAACCCTGCATTCCCATCAATACTACAACGGCTCTGGGATGAAAAGCTGCAATTTACTAAGATTCTTCTGATTCTCTGCGGGTCCTATGTCAGCTTCATAGAAGAGCATGTTCTCGGGGCCAAAAGTCCGCTTTACGGGCGACGGACGGCTCAATTGCTACTTCAGCCAGTAGGTTTTCCGGATTTATCGGAGTTTTTCCCATCATACACTCCAACAACACTTGTTGAGGTATATGCCGTGCTCGGGGGTATGCCAGGTTATCTGCGACAGTTTGACCCCTCACGAGACCTCCAACAGAATATCCTGGACAATGTCCTTAGCAAGGAGGCATTTCTTTATAATGAAGTCAGATTCACACTGATGCAGGAGTTACGTGATGTCAGGGTTTACTTCTCCATTTTGAAAGCGATAGCCCATGGGAAGACGAAACTCAATGAAATCTACCTGGATTCTGGGTTGAGCGATAGAAATGTAATAAGCCGCTATATCGCCACGCTAGTCGGGCTTGGAGTAATAAGAAGGGAATTCCCTGTCACAGAAAAACACCCAGAGAAGAGTCGTAAAGGTATATACCGAATATCTGACTATTTTATAAGGTTCTGGTTCAGGTTTGTCCTACCCAATCTCAGCCTCCTGGAGGAGGGTTGCCCGGAACTGGTATTGCAACGAAAGATTATTCCTGAATTCGCCACTTTCGTCGGCCCTGTCTTTGAAGATGTCTGTAGAGAGGTGTTGATGAGGGCAAACATCCTGGGGAGGCTTCCCTTCGTATTCGATCGCATCGGCAGGTGGTGGGACTCCAGGGAGGAAGTTGATATCGTTGCTATAGGCCCTAATGTAGTTATCTTTGGCGAATGTAAGTGGAGGCAGAATGAGAGGGTGGGCACAGCTAATCTCGCCGAGCTCAAACGAAAGGCGGCGCACATCCGCCAGGCTTCCCATGGGAGTTGGTCAAAAGAGTATTATGTCCTTTTCTCACGCAATGGGTTCACGAGCGATCTAAGACATCAGGCGAAGGATGATAAGACAGTCCTACTATTTTCGCAGGATGAGCTATCTGATCTTGCGGCAGTCTCTTCATGA
- the smpB gene encoding SsrA-binding protein SmpB: MPDEKEKVVATNRKAYHDYAIDETYEAGIALTGTEIQSVRQGRVNLKDSFARVENGEVLVYNMHISPYDYGNRFNHEPLRVRKLLLHKDEIRRLLGKTQERGYTLIPLRMYLKRGLAKVEVALAKGKKLYDRREDIAKRDLRREAERALKERLKG; the protein is encoded by the coding sequence GTGCCCGATGAGAAGGAAAAAGTCGTTGCAACCAATCGTAAGGCATATCATGATTACGCTATTGATGAAACATACGAAGCGGGCATCGCGCTCACCGGGACGGAGATCCAGTCCGTGCGCCAGGGGAGGGTCAACCTGAAAGACAGCTTCGCTCGTGTGGAAAACGGCGAGGTTTTGGTGTATAATATGCATATAAGCCCGTATGATTACGGGAACAGGTTCAACCATGAGCCTTTGAGGGTCAGGAAGCTGCTCCTCCACAAGGATGAGATCAGGCGGCTCCTGGGCAAGACTCAGGAGCGTGGTTATACATTGATCCCTCTCAGGATGTATCTCAAACGCGGGCTCGCCAAGGTGGAGGTCGCCCTCGCAAAGGGCAAGAAGCTGTATGACCGCCGCGAGGATATAGCGAAGCGCGATTTGAGGCGCGAGGCTGAGCGGGCTTTGAAGGAGAGGCTCAAAGGTTGA
- a CDS encoding HDIG domain-containing protein — MERSEALDIVGKYVKNKNLIKHMLATEAIMKALAARLGEDESTWGLTGLLHDVDYEQTAGAPARHSLVGAEMLESLKVDGDIVHAVKVHNEHHGLPRVSRLDKALYAVDPLTGLIVAAALIHPSKKLALIDVPFIMHRFKEPSFARGADRDQIRSCSELGLDLEEFIGIGLEAMRGITGELGL; from the coding sequence GTGGAACGCTCTGAGGCGCTGGACATAGTTGGGAAATACGTCAAGAACAAAAACCTGATAAAGCACATGCTCGCTACCGAGGCTATAATGAAGGCTCTTGCCGCCAGACTTGGCGAGGACGAGTCAACCTGGGGTCTGACTGGGCTCCTCCATGATGTCGATTACGAGCAGACTGCGGGCGCGCCCGCCCGACACAGCCTTGTGGGCGCCGAGATGCTCGAATCGCTAAAAGTCGACGGCGATATAGTTCACGCAGTGAAGGTGCATAATGAACATCATGGCCTGCCCAGGGTGAGCAGGCTCGATAAGGCGCTCTACGCCGTCGACCCACTCACAGGCCTGATTGTCGCGGCCGCACTCATCCATCCTTCAAAGAAGCTCGCGTTGATCGACGTCCCATTCATAATGCACCGGTTCAAGGAGCCATCTTTCGCGCGCGGCGCAGATCGCGACCAGATCCGGTCTTGCTCAGAGCTTGGGCTCGATCTCGAGGAGTTTATAGGCATCGGACTCGAGGCTATGCGGGGGATAACGGGCGAGCTCGGGTTATAG
- a CDS encoding LacI family DNA-binding transcriptional regulator — protein MATIYDIADRAGVGVGTVSRVLNNNPHVKPETRDRVIKAMEELGYYPAAMARGLARQRSDIIGVIVPFFTRPFFVEVLRGIQDAALEHGKDILLYSVLQRGQKNIYFERIPRERKVDGAVIVTLRIHDEYVENFTRRAMPLVLVDTENAAADSLVVDNVHGAQTAVRHLLGLGHRRIGFVNGLLRYRASQERLKGYQEGLHSAAITYDPVLVVEAEYDRESGRAAMAKLWERLWERRWRQRAAGPPTAIFAASDVQAIGVIEFLQSKGVRVPQDMAVVGYDDIELSRYLGITTVHQPMYEMGRRAMDILVSRLDERRNPRFLLPSLSPGRPAPERTVFTPELVVRYSCGSRPAPDGEPRHIHLFSTSEMNGH, from the coding sequence TTGGCAACCATATACGATATCGCAGATCGAGCCGGCGTTGGCGTCGGAACTGTATCAAGGGTGCTGAACAACAACCCACACGTCAAACCCGAGACCAGGGACAGGGTTATAAAGGCCATGGAGGAGCTCGGGTACTATCCCGCGGCGATGGCGCGGGGTCTGGCGCGACAAAGGAGCGACATAATCGGCGTGATCGTGCCGTTTTTCACGCGCCCCTTTTTCGTCGAAGTGCTCAGGGGCATCCAGGATGCGGCCCTGGAACACGGCAAAGACATTCTGCTATATAGTGTGTTACAGCGCGGCCAAAAAAATATATACTTCGAACGGATTCCCAGGGAAAGAAAGGTAGACGGCGCGGTAATCGTCACGCTTCGCATACATGACGAATACGTTGAAAATTTCACGCGGCGGGCAATGCCACTCGTGCTGGTCGATACGGAGAATGCCGCGGCCGACTCCCTGGTCGTCGACAACGTGCACGGTGCACAAACCGCGGTGCGGCATCTCTTAGGTCTAGGGCATCGTCGCATTGGCTTCGTAAATGGCCTCTTACGCTATCGGGCCAGCCAGGAGAGGCTGAAGGGCTACCAGGAGGGTCTCCACAGCGCGGCGATTACATATGACCCGGTCCTGGTGGTCGAGGCCGAATATGACCGCGAGTCCGGGCGCGCAGCGATGGCCAAGCTCTGGGAGCGGCTCTGGGAGCGGCGGTGGAGGCAACGCGCCGCGGGCCCCCCAACAGCCATCTTTGCGGCAAGCGATGTCCAGGCCATCGGGGTGATCGAATTCCTCCAAAGCAAAGGTGTCCGGGTCCCTCAGGACATGGCCGTGGTTGGCTACGACGATATCGAGCTCTCCAGATACCTTGGCATCACCACCGTACACCAGCCGATGTATGAGATGGGCCGGCGGGCGATGGATATACTCGTGAGCCGCCTGGATGAGCGCAGGAACCCAAGGTTCCTGCTGCCTTCCCTCTCGCCGGGGCGCCCAGCGCCGGAGCGGACCGTATTCACACCAGAGCTTGTGGTGCGCTATTCCTGCGGAAGCCGCCCTGCGCCAGATGGTGAACCCCGCCACATCCATCTGTTTTCAACGTCTGAGATGAATGGCCACTGA
- a CDS encoding sugar phosphate isomerase/epimerase produces MKLGFLTACLPGVPLEDLVRWAASHGFEALEVAAWPIDNARDYAGSSVDVANLPPGGGERIKRLFAENNLTISSLAYYDNNLHRDPEVRARFHSHLKRVIDAASMLGVDLVGTFVGRDIDRTVEENLEEYEKVFRELVSYAEGKGVRLMFENCPMEGWQKPGVPGNLAYSPELWRELFRLMPRGSVGLNLDPSHLHWLGIDYHAVIPEFREYIFHTHAKDTEILEDGMNQYGIYGRQLGPHIHGGGWWRYRMPGLGEVDWRDFVATLVENGFDGTLSIEHEDPIYSGTEEKVKKGLVLAQRHLAPLII; encoded by the coding sequence ATGAAGCTCGGGTTTTTAACAGCATGTCTCCCCGGCGTGCCCCTGGAGGACCTGGTGAGGTGGGCGGCCAGCCATGGTTTCGAAGCCCTGGAGGTCGCCGCCTGGCCCATCGACAACGCGCGGGATTACGCGGGCAGCTCCGTCGACGTGGCCAACCTGCCCCCCGGGGGAGGCGAGAGGATTAAACGCCTCTTCGCAGAGAATAACCTCACCATCTCATCCCTAGCCTACTACGACAATAACCTCCACCGCGACCCCGAGGTGCGCGCGCGCTTCCATTCACACCTGAAACGGGTCATCGACGCCGCGAGCATGCTCGGTGTCGACCTGGTCGGCACGTTTGTCGGACGAGACATCGACCGGACTGTCGAGGAAAACCTCGAGGAGTATGAAAAGGTCTTCAGAGAACTCGTTTCCTACGCCGAGGGCAAGGGAGTCCGGCTCATGTTCGAGAATTGCCCCATGGAAGGCTGGCAGAAACCAGGCGTGCCTGGAAACCTCGCTTACTCGCCTGAGCTGTGGCGCGAGCTATTCCGCCTGATGCCCAGGGGCAGCGTCGGGTTGAATCTAGACCCGTCTCACCTGCACTGGCTCGGCATCGATTACCACGCCGTCATCCCCGAGTTTAGGGAATACATCTTTCACACCCATGCAAAGGATACTGAAATCCTGGAGGACGGCATGAACCAGTATGGCATCTACGGGCGGCAGCTTGGCCCCCACATCCACGGCGGGGGCTGGTGGCGCTATCGCATGCCCGGGCTCGGCGAGGTAGACTGGAGGGACTTCGTGGCTACGCTTGTGGAGAACGGGTTCGATGGAACACTGAGCATCGAGCATGAGGACCCCATCTACAGCGGGACGGAGGAGAAGGTAAAGAAGGGCCTTGTGCTTGCGCAGCGCCACCTGGCGCCCCTGATCATTTAG
- a CDS encoding Gfo/Idh/MocA family oxidoreductase codes for MDRIRVGVIGTSGIAMGVHLPAYAELPGVEIIAVCDIDENSLQRAARQYNVPYAFTDYREMLELKDLDAVTVATPNYLHAPITIAALNAGKHVLCEKPLATNATEAQAMADAAEQANRILMVGVNNRFRDESLKLKRVIDSGGLGRIYAGRTGWVRRRGVPYWGAWFMEKAKAGGGPLIDLGVHMLDLAWWLMGKPEPVSVVGATYHEIENYHIVEWDTGDPVLSGTSAARAQERKTYDVEDAAFAFIRFSNNATLSLAVTWALNTNKEHYYCDLYGNKAGASLWPLTVYGEQDGALTDTHIRVDEKVKSHKAEVAHFIDCIRHGRMPICPASDGVAVMRMLDALYESAATGREVRLKDVM; via the coding sequence ATGGATAGGATTCGGGTCGGGGTCATCGGCACCAGCGGCATCGCCATGGGCGTGCACCTGCCGGCCTATGCCGAGCTCCCCGGCGTAGAGATCATCGCGGTATGCGACATCGATGAGAATAGCCTGCAGCGGGCGGCCCGCCAGTATAATGTGCCATACGCCTTCACGGATTATCGCGAAATGCTCGAGTTAAAGGACCTCGACGCGGTAACCGTGGCGACGCCCAATTACCTCCACGCCCCCATAACCATCGCGGCCTTGAATGCCGGCAAACACGTCCTGTGCGAGAAGCCCCTGGCCACAAACGCCACTGAGGCCCAGGCAATGGCGGACGCTGCCGAGCAGGCCAACAGGATCCTCATGGTGGGGGTCAACAACCGTTTCAGGGATGAAAGCCTCAAACTCAAGCGAGTGATCGATTCGGGAGGGCTCGGGCGCATCTATGCGGGGCGAACCGGCTGGGTCAGGCGGAGGGGCGTCCCATACTGGGGAGCATGGTTCATGGAGAAGGCCAAAGCTGGAGGCGGCCCCCTTATCGACTTGGGCGTCCACATGCTCGACCTCGCATGGTGGCTCATGGGCAAACCGGAGCCTGTATCAGTCGTAGGGGCTACATATCATGAGATCGAGAACTACCACATCGTCGAGTGGGATACGGGAGACCCCGTGCTATCGGGGACGTCAGCCGCCCGGGCGCAGGAGCGAAAGACATACGATGTGGAGGATGCCGCCTTTGCCTTTATACGGTTTTCTAACAACGCAACCCTCTCACTGGCCGTGACATGGGCCTTGAATACGAACAAGGAACACTATTATTGTGACCTCTATGGCAACAAGGCCGGCGCGAGCCTGTGGCCCCTGACCGTCTATGGCGAGCAGGATGGGGCCCTGACTGATACGCACATAAGGGTGGATGAGAAGGTGAAATCCCACAAAGCTGAGGTCGCGCATTTCATCGACTGCATAAGGCACGGCAGGATGCCGATATGCCCCGCATCCGATGGCGTCGCTGTGATGCGCATGTTGGATGCCCTTTATGAATCGGCGGCGACCGGCCGTGAGGTCCGACTAAAGGATGTCATGTAA